In Akkermansia muciniphila ATCC BAA-835, the genomic stretch GATGGGACGCGCTCGCGCAGGCGTGCGTCAAAGCTGGAAAAATCCGGCAGTCCGGACAGTCTGGCGGTAAGCACTCCGCAGCCGATATCCACGCCGATCAGGTTGGGAATTACCTTATCCGTTTTCAATTCCGCCGTGAACCCGATGACGCAGCCGGCTCCGGCGTGCACGTCCGGCATGATGCGCACCCGGCTTCCTTCAAAGGCGGGGTGGTTGCAGACGTCCCTGATCTGGGTGCGGGCCAGGTCTTCCAGTTCATCCGTGAACACGCGGGCTTCCGTGTATTTTCCGTCAATGGTGATCATGGTTTTATTCTTTTGGTTGAGGGGCGCGGAGATATGCGGAAAGCGCCTTCGCGCCCTGTGACCTTGTCACCATAACGCATTTGTTGACTCTTGCATTATATAAGTATTCATATTATATAACTATAAAGTTATGTTTGAGCATCTTTTCGCAGAACGGGGACTGTCCCTGGACCGATTGAAAACCTTGATAGAAGTGGCCAAGGCTGGGAGCATTGCCGCTGCCGCCCGGGGGGATAGTGCGCGGCAGAGCCTGTATTCCCGGCAGATTAAGGAATTGGAGGAATTCTTCGGTGTGGAACTGGCGAGCCGCCGCGGGAAAGTGCTGGCTCTTACCGGAGCCGGGTGGGAGCTGGTGAGGCTGGCCAGTGAAAGCCTGTGCCTGCTGGATGATTTTAAAAGCCGGAGCCGGAATCTGCCCTACCGGTTCACTATCGGAGCCGGGGACAGCCTGCATGCTTGGGTGGTGGCTCCCGTGCTGGCGAGTATCCAGAAACGGGGGCTGCCGTGGCTTTTCGCGCTGGAGAACCTCCGCAACAGTGAGATTCCCTCTAAGCTCCAGAATATGGATATAGACTTCGGCATTGTGCGTACCAGCGCGCTGGAGGCGGAAGGGTTGGAAAGCCGGGTCATTTGCTCCATGGATTATGCGCTGTACGTTCCTGCAGCCCTGGCCGGGAAAAAGGCGCGGGGGAAGAAGGAGGATTTTCTCCGCCTGCTGGAAATGTTCCCCCTGGCAACGCTGGGGAGCGGTTCCGGGTTTCATGCGTTGCTGAAAAGGAATTGCGCTGAGTTCGGCATCAGGCTGCGGGTGCAGTGTGAAACGCAATCTTTTCCTTTTGCGGCCCGCATGTTGAAGAGCGGAGCGTTCATGGCAATCCTGCCCTGCATGGCGGAAAAAGAACTGGGGGAAGGATTTGTCAAGGTTACTCATCCGGCGCTGGACGGGCTGTCCCGCAGTATTTCCCTGGCCTGGAATCCGCGGTTGCTGCGCGTGAGGCCTTCAGCCAAACGGGTAATTGATGTTTTTTCCATCCCGGAACGGGAGTGATGGAAGGAAAATCAATCAGAATCCACGCCCAATTTATTTTTACGGTAGTGGTCCAGGGAGATGCGGTAAAAATATACGATCGCCAGCAAATTCAGCAGGGCTCCCGTTCCGAAGGCCCAGTTCAGGTTCAGGTACGCGTAAATTTTGCCTCCCAGGAACATGCCTGTTCCCACCCCGATGTCAAAAGCGGTGAAAAATGTGGAATTGACGGCTCCCCGGTGGCCGCGGTCCGCCATGTTCAGTTTCATGGTTTGGAACGTGGGGATGAAAATGCCGAAGCCAAAGCCGATGAGGATGGCGGAAGCGTAATAGATCCATTCCAGCGGCGCCAGCGCCAGCGCGCCGAAACTGACGGTCAGGATGCTCAGGGAGATGACGGAAAGCTCCGCCACGCGTCCGCGGTCGATTTGCCTGCCTACCATGAACCTGGAGACCAGCATGCCCAGCCCCATCAGCGCGTAAAACAGCCCGGCGTATTTGAACCCGTGCATTTCCCCGTACAGGGCGGAATACACGGCCACCACGCCATAAGAGAAGGTGGCGATCATCACGTTCACCGCCAGCGGAATGCCCACGCGCAGCACAAGACGGTCCAGT encodes the following:
- a CDS encoding LysR family transcriptional regulator — its product is MFEHLFAERGLSLDRLKTLIEVAKAGSIAAAARGDSARQSLYSRQIKELEEFFGVELASRRGKVLALTGAGWELVRLASESLCLLDDFKSRSRNLPYRFTIGAGDSLHAWVVAPVLASIQKRGLPWLFALENLRNSEIPSKLQNMDIDFGIVRTSALEAEGLESRVICSMDYALYVPAALAGKKARGKKEDFLRLLEMFPLATLGSGSGFHALLKRNCAEFGIRLRVQCETQSFPFAARMLKSGAFMAILPCMAEKELGEGFVKVTHPALDGLSRSISLAWNPRLLRVRPSAKRVIDVFSIPERE